The DNA window cttattaaaatatgattgtaattattttttcttagtttAAAGATTGTATTGAGACCAAAGCAGTTTTCACAATATATGATAGTTACAATGAAACCATCGTTTGCATTAGCTGGAACACAAGAAATCCTACAAAACCGAGACCGAGGAAAAGTTCCGTATGAAGATCTTCGTTGAGAACAAGCTTGACGCGGAAAAACACAACCGGCGCTTCGAGCGCGGCCAGGAGACGTACCGCCTCGGCACCAACAAGTACTCGGACCTGCTGCACCACGAGTTCGTGCACATGATCGGATTTAACCACACCGCCAAGTGAGTGGACGCTTGTTCCCAATACACATAACAATTTCtacaaaatcttttatatttttacgaactTACATGTTTGTACAAGCTACTTGTAATGTAGGCAAGATTATAATGTCTTGATATTTGTTTGAAAGAAGCTTTGGGTCTCAGATTATACGTCGTATTAATAACGGCTatgtttaacaatttaattttcttagcgGCGATTTCTGTAAAACTCAGTCTACTCGTCAAACCATTAATAAGGGGGACCCTTGTAGCTTGGAATGTATAGCgacacatacatttttataattgtaacattTCGAGTCATAAATTTGATAATCggtttctttttctatttaacAGTCTATAATTGACTCTATGCGATGCAATGAATCGAAGCAAAGTTCTGTATTCGAAAGAGCATTGTTTACGACTCAGATATTGCTTGGcgtctatttaatttaaatataaaagaacacACAGACGCAGTCCACACAGCAAACAATACAGCCCTAGGAGATCTTAAACTGTAAACATCAATCCTCTCAATTCGATTACTCCGGTACGAGAGCAAAAATTTGAGTGCGTTTCTAATGCTTCCTAAGCAGCATTTCATGTTGCATACAAAGGAAGGCCTTAGATAAGTTACAAAGTATCTCTTAAGTATTCTTTGACCCCAGGctcaatttattgttttgataagACAGAAAAGTGGTGATTATACATAtcaattatcatatattaatatatatatgtgtacataaaaatattgaaaacaaagaAAAGTGGGAACTTCACTGGGAAATTcacttattaatattcaataaattaaaaaaacgtcatgttcaattattcaataattcaaaAGAGCCACCTACCGATGTAAAAGTCGCAGCATCGATCGTGAACCCTTGGGCCCTTGACATTCCCACTCCTAACGCAAGCGTTAAGCTTAAATGGAGGGGTAAAGAGGTATATTAGTGATTCCTAATAATGGGGAATGGCtactattctatttttttaaataaatatatggttattgatgaaataaacattaattattaatattatttatatttttactttttcaatgcTCTCGATTTATCGAGGTTTTATTTTCCGTTTTTGCGGGATTTTGTCCAAACAAAAACGGTCAGGACTACCTAATCATTAGATAAGAATTTCCGAACAATTGTACTTGTATTGAGTATGACtgctttctgtaataaaataaaagtgagtttgtgaatagtattattataaatgatttgtaGCTGTGTGTACAATAGACTCCACCTGGTGAGAAGAGATAATGAGGAGTGAATTGTCTGTCGGCAGCCTCAAGGAGGGACTAACTTTGCGCGGCGCTACGTTCCTGTCACCTACCAACTTGGCGGCACCGAAGACGATGGACTGGCGCACGGAGGGCCTAGTCACCGAAATCAAGGACCAAGGAAGTTGCGGTTCCGGCTGGGCATTCAGCGCCGTGAGTGTCTACCCTCCGCACCCACACCACCCTCCTCCACGCACAACATCCACGAAACACGGCCCTTGTTCCAATGATAGAATGTTACCCATGAATATTTAGTTAGGTGCAATATATGTACGTTGTAATGGCATCAGCTACTTACAGTATAAGGCGGCAAACTCAAAACAGGTAACTAAGAAAAGTTACACTATAATGTAGTgattttcttacatatatatactataaacatttaaaaataaatgttaggtCACCCTACTCAGCTCTGTGAGGGGATCGGCAAGAGGAAAAGGAGAGTATTcgaggttttaattttttttcttaaatatcatCCACCAATCCTGAGTTATATAGGGGTCCATATTCAGGACTGTTTCTTCGCACAagaagatgaataataaacacaaatgaacaCGAAATCCCACCTACCGTACTCACGGGGACACGTCGTCAGCTCTGTTAGCTTTTATTAAATGTTCATAACTAAACTGTAACCTAACCGCTACCGTAGACGGGCTCGCTGGAGGGGCAGCAATTCCGCAGTAGCGGCACCCTCGTGTCGCTTTCGGAGCAGAATCTGATCGACTGCTCGAAAAATTACGAGAATAACGGCTGCAAAGGCGGTTCCGTGCCTCACGCCTTCACTTACATCCGTGACAATGGAGGCATCGACACGGATGAGAGCTACCCCTACGAAGAGGACGACGAAGACAAGTGCAGGTAAGCTCGAGCGTTAGCCGTACCGATGGTCAACTTATGTCTACTAGCCCGCCCAGCCACTAAACGTTGGCCGTTACAGGTACAACCCCAGGAATGTGGGCGCGAAAGTATCGGGTTTCGTGGACCTGCCGAAGGGTAACGAGAAAAAGCTAATGGATGCCGTGTCCTCCGTGGGGCCTGTCTCTGTTACCATCGACGCTAGCCAGCCGTCCTTCCAGAAATACACCACTGGAATCTACTACGACAGCAGATGCTCCTCCACCAGGCTCAATCATGCGGTGAGTCGGAGAGCTTAATCCTTATAGTTTTAAGTACTAagtagttttagttttttagttttagttgtaCAAATAGTATAACTCTCAAATCAAATACTAAACAGTTTATGCCAATTTACGGTGATTACATGTTATTAGTCACAGTACATGTTATTAGAGAGGAAAGTCgtaattttaactaaacattATCGATCTAACCTAGTTCCGTCGTCCATCCGTAGGTGCTGGTGGTAGGCTATGGCTATGAAGAGGTTGGCGGCGACTACTGGCTCATCAAGAACTCGTGGGGACGCTCGTGGGGGATGCTCGGCTACATGAAGTTGGCACGCAACCGCGACAACCACTGTGGCATCGCTTCGGCTGCTTCCTACCCGCTCGTCTGAGCGCCCACtgattatactattttaatatccaCGACGTGAAGCGACAGACATATCAGATTCCAGAAATTCCAAAATGTTCAACAAAGTTTTTATTAGGTCATGCATTATgagatatagatttaaatatatatatattaaatattttgtaaaaactatCTGTTTCATTGTCCTCCACATTACGGCGTAAGGAGTTAGTAGCGAGTGCACAAGTGTCAAGCAATTATCGCTCCTATTATGACCGAGCACAGCGCGGTAACTCCCGAACGTAGTTTCGGTTTCGGTTTCGAGAAACGAAGTTAGGTTAGGTGCGTGCACGACAACTTCCGAATTCAGTTTCGGTTTCGGTTTCGGTTTCAGCGGAGTTTCGGCCAAAAATCAAGTTTCCATGGCAGTTTCGGTTTCGGCCAAAATTGGCCGAAACTTTTACCTAGAACTTTCGGTCGGACACTAATCATAACATACCTTGGAAATCAAAACGACCACCTGCAGGCCGCTTCGAACAGatatatgtaaaatagtatTGTAAAAACAACTGTTGAAATTATGGATATAAAAAGAGAATAGCCAGTGACTCTCTTTCGACGAAATACGAAAAGGatgaggtgttatacttttagtgAAAATGTTTGCACAATTACTCCAAGGTTTCAACTGCAAACAGAACAACGAAACAATTTAAAAGCGAGACTAATATTTGCATTGTTGGCTCGCTTCATCTTTTCCGTAGTGATTCCGGCTTTAAACACTGTTTCCCTGAGAGACGGGGCCGGTAtgtcaacgcatgtagcgtTCCACATATGTGTTCAAAGCACTGCGGTGTTCTCAGTTGGAGACCTATTGTTACGTTGTTGGAAACATGCATTGTCTAAAAGTTTACTGAGATTTCGAGAGGGTAACGCATACAAGCAGTGGCAGGTGATAAAGCTAGACACGGTTTTTTGCACTTgttcaattttaatgtaaaattatgtaGTGTAACGGAAACCAAAGGCGAATTTATGTTTGCTAATTCCTCAGGGATAAAGtatcaaacatataaataatcgaacACCGAACAACAAtactgtataattaattattgtaatcattcCGTAAgagtaagaaaaaatataagttatttacaGAGGCTAACCTCATTAGCGACGAGTAGTTTGCagatataaatgtttgtttgaatataatttaacttgcgTAACTTCACATAGTATACGACTACAGTCGTCAAGTCAATGCATCTCTTTATCTTGAGCTCGAAATAAATCACTCGCCTACTACTCACTCGTACTAATCACAGGAGAGAGGGCCTTTCCCAGATCTGGAGCGAGTAAACAGATCCAAAAGCATTTCATAACGTCACGCAGCCTTTAAAAAACCGACATCAACGCTTTGGGATAACTCAAATTTAAGTCACAAATTGTCTAGCGTATACAGCAAGACCTCGGTTTGTTAGATATGTCCATCTAATACACGAACATAGTGATTGTTTATGGGATTATCTTAGTGGTTTGGATCTAAAAAGCGAAGCGTTTCAAGGTCACTGGAGTTTCGTTTACCGACTTACATTGTTTATGATTGAGTTAAGAAAAATGACGATTAATTCGTATTATGAAACTAAAAATTGTAAGAGTAAAGAAGAATGGCTACCAAAGTAAGGACCCCTAGCCGCTCCCCACGTGTTGGCAACATTTTTACAAAGAGATTTTTATGATCCGAGAGTATTATTCAGTATCGTTGTAACCtcagtttttattgttttgatcgAGCATGAAGTCACACGTGTAAGGTGGATCGGAGCCCGTAAGGTCGATCATCGAGCACTCGTGGTGTGCACGAACTCGTGGTGCAGCTTGTCCGCATACTTGTTGACTCCGAGGCGGTACATCACCTGGCCGCGCTCGAAGCGCCGGTTGTGCTCCTCCATCATAAGCTTGTTCTGAACGTAGATCTTCATACGGAACTTTTCCTCGATCTCGTTTTCGTACGATTTCTGGTGTTTGTGCTAATGCAAACGATGGGTTTATTGTCACTTTCATATTGCAAAAACGAAAAGAGATTTTGTAATTTCTTATTGGTCTAATGTTAAAGTTGGGATTCCATAAATGTAGTCAATCatgttttgttttctattattttaaaaaccaaagaggtatcatcagcaaacaatactatatcatgtttgttcccagcaagaaagggcaagtgattattgtattgtataaacagaaaaggtccaagaattgatccttgagggacctcCATACTTACTGTGACCCAAGGAGACCTTTttcctttaacgtcaaccctctgtaTTCTATTATTAAGATAAGTAGTCTGAAGGTCGAGCACATGCTCTAACTCCATAATGATAAAGTTTCCTgtccagagtttcatgttgaaaaaaatgaaaggcaaacaacaacaaaacagaaaatccctaaggcatcctgtgactccccCTAGGTTTCAAAGATATTCCTTATAAGCTCGATACCTGCGTTGCTAGCGAGCGacgacccctcgtaaatccaaatgGTTTACTATGAAGCAGAATATGTGATACTGCTGAATTATGCCAAtaattgatttagatttttttttaaatattttgctacGGGACCTACCCTTATATAGTATTGAgattggcctatagttgttaGGGTCTGAAGaactaccagatttaaatattggaataacTTTACTATGTTgcatcaggtcaggaaatatACTACACTggactttgtatttcaaatctTGGAGTTACTATTGAGTTTTTGgtggttcttcttggtagaaccTACATTattaaccggtggtagctttacatttagtacagatgtaaaaaaatatgattataaagtTTTCGTAACGTTGACGTTTGGTATCATGCAGCATTTATATCACGCGCATTTCATGGGAACAATCAGAACACAAGATGCTCACGAAATCCATTGATCGTATGGCGTTTCAGTTAAATAGAGTCCGAAAAGTTGCTGTTTATTACTTAGACATTGGAGTCCGATACCGAACTCAATAAGAACAAAATTTGCTTgaaaaactagtataatatattcttgtaatctAGTACTTGTATCGTTGGCTAATAAGATGGCTTATAAGTAAGTGAACAAATCAAAAGAAAGAAAACAGAACACTCGCTTTGGcacattcttttttataaaaatgttgtaaaaaaagattgattatatagaaactaatgctatttaaaattaaatcaatgatctgttttatatatacatctaaATTAGTAGTTGTAGGTGCGAACAGCTGCATTAGTATTTAACAAGTAGTACTCGACACGTCACGACATGCACGTCACGTCGATATGTTACTGTGCTGTGATATTGTGCGAACTGGATTTTGGAACAAGATTTTGTCTAATGGATCATCCATTAGACAAAATCTTGTTCTTCAGCGAGAGATAATACTcgtagatattataaatagcgactttcttaatatattaatgtatttcattCGGTTCCATAAAAGTCGAATTAAAGCGAAGGTAAATGAAACAGGTCggctttaaaaaatgtttaattattatttttcttctttatctCATGAATTAATaaccaataattattaacttaacgCTAGGAATCTAAGATAGCTGGCACGCTTTACGTCGTGGATATTAAAACGAATAGTCAGTCGGAGTGTAGCTTAGACGAGCGGGTAGGAGCCGAACGAAGCGATGCCGCAGTTGTTGCCGCGGTTGCGCGCCATCTTGATGTAGCCGTTCTCCCCCCACGAGCTTCCCCACGAGTTCTTTACGAGCCAGTAGTCACCGCCCTCTTCGTCTGTACCGTAGCCCACCACCAGCACCTGCGGACAGACGGACCGAAATAAGCCACAAAAATAGGACTTACTAACTATAGTGATGCTAAATGACTTCAGTGAGGGCAAATCATTCAATCTGATTTGTAAtgagtatataattgtataaatacggTAACAGGACATGTATAATGCGTAACATGAGCGCTAAGCAGCTGCAACGAACGGTGTATTGATTTGAAACGTTTAcatgaactattattattattacttaataagcCATTGCAGTGAATCAGCTCGTGATGTGTCTAAGATGAGTTCCTGATAAACTACTTTCATTAAATGAAGTGTAAACTTATTTAGATACGATGGTTAAGCCTGCTTTACCACTACCTCTATCTATACCATCttactcataatattataacgtaGTCGTTccaacttttatttcttttttaaacacaattttttaacgAGTTAGTCAACTTAAAACCATAAAGATTGAGTTAAGAGCCAAACTCACCCCGTGACTCAGGTTGCTGGAGGAGCACTGCTCGTCGTGGTAGACTCCAGAAGAGTAGAGCTGGAAGGACACCCGGCTGGCGTCAATGGCGACAGAGACGGGCCCCACGTTGGCCACAGCCTGCTTCAGTATTTCCTCGTCACCCTCCGGCAGGTCCATGAATCCCACGACTTCCGCGCCCACATTAACTGGGTCGAACCTGCGACGGTCGGCGTTTAGTGGCTGGAAGGGCTAGTGGTCGACGGTACCTTTATTACGCCCGACATTCACGCGTACCTGCAGGTTTTGACGCATTCCTCGTAGGGGTAGCTCTCCTCTGTGTCGATGCCTCCGTTTTCGTGGATGTATGTGTAGGCATAGGGCATGAGGCCACCATTGCAGCCGAGGTTTCCGTACGCGAATGAGCAATCGATCAGGTTTTGCTCCGACAGCGAGACAAGGATGTTGCTCTTGCGGAATTGCTGCCCCTCGAGTGAGCCCGTCTGTGGAAAAGAATAAAAGCAAATAGAGTCGACCACGTGTCCCCGTGAGCGCGGTGGGAGACGTTTCGGGCCACtcgtttgtgtttataattcatcttccTGTGCGAAGCGACGTTTTTTCTAAAATACGcacattgtatataaaatggTACGAACTACTGGGTCACCCCCGAAACTtggcgtttattcaacagatttttaggaaTTGCGAAACCTATAGGTTGCGataggttttgttttgttttcatttcattgtaaactgcaactcactcatctacatttgccgccaaaattatgaaaccatattcaaatgaaattttaattgtcattaGTTCAGTTACAACTGGAGCTTGTTGtcaacaatttactttaattttatttaaaataaactcaacaatttataactaaaacatggtagtttaaaaataataataatttgtttaataaatggtCGATGCAATGAACTGTGAGCATTGTACTTATTGTAATTTTACGCATACGAAGACGTTTCTGGTGAATGTTTCTTCTCCATTAATGACATGATGCTGCGAGTTGTACTCAATTGGTATCTCGACGGAGTTTTCAGAATGGACTTGAGATATTGCAACGTATAGTTGACCGTGTGAGGAGACCAGGCTCGGCAAATAAAGGCCGACATGGCCAATGCCAACTTGACTGGGAATTGGCGACACTTCAGAAGGAGAGGGAACGCTGTGTTGATTTGTGCTCAGTAAGTGTGGTGTGGGTGCGTTGCTCGGACACTTACGGTACTGAAAGCCCAGCAGGAGCCGCAGCTTCCTTGGTCCTTGACTTCGGTGACGGCACCAAGCGAGCGCCAGTCCACCAGCTCCGGTATCGCCACGTTGGCAGGCGGCAAGTACGTGGCCCCGCGCAAGCTTGGTGTCTTATTGACACTGCCGACAGACAACAAATACTCATCACTAAGTCAATCGTAGAACAAAATATCAGTTAGCTTCAgataaaagtaatattcaaaTTGATACTATACTATAGTAGCTTCTCAAGATATACTTGATAATGTGATTGATTCGTTCGTAAATTGTGCGTAAACGTAAGTGTGAACGCTTTTACAACAGAATCCCAGCACgtccaaaattattcaattgcaAAACTCTAAAATATCGTTAAAGGTACCTTTGTGCGTtggagaatattataaaattaatgacttaTGACATGATAATACACCTTGGAAATGAAAACGACCCGCCGTAGGTCGTTTCAAACAGAAAAATTGTATTCTGAATAAAACTGTTGGAAAAAgggtaaaataagaaaatagtcACAATGAATTTCTttcaaaaaaatacgaaaaggacgaggtgttatacttttagtaAAGGTTTTTGAAAAATTACTACAGGGTTTCAACTgcacaaagatataatttaaaacgagaGACCAGCAGGGGCCAGTGTTTCAACGCGAGTAGCGTTCCACATATATGCTCAAAGCACTGCGGTGTTCCAATTCGGAGACTATTATAATAGATAGCGCGCAACagaaaaaacaacaaacaaaaaaccGTGTCAATGTCTCCCGTTGCACTTATTAAATTTTggtgtaaaattataaagtgaAACGGGGGACCAATAGCGAATTCGCAAGTTTTTGTTTAGTAGCTTCCTTAGggacaaaataacaaaaatatgaataatcgAACAACACTGTATAGTGTGGTTGTtcggttaattaattattataaattatttacagagGACAAACTCATTAGCGACAAATAGCTTACagttataaatgtttgtttgaatatattgaattttgcaaatcatataattaaattccacAATTTCCGAGGTCAAACTAAATCACTCGCCGAGAAAAATGTCCTAATTACGAGAGACAGTGCCTTTCCCAGAACTAAAGCGAGCAAACAGACCTAAATGCAATTAATGACGTCACGCAGCCTTTGAAGCTCGTTGACTTACTcgtttgttacaaaatatattaccaaGTACTTCCACATGTATTGAATTTGGATTCAAATAAACACCGGACAACAAGCCTTGGGAGCAACTCAAATTTAAATCACGTTGTTTAGAGTAAATAGAAATAGACTGGGTTTGTTAgacatatacaattaataaacaaattattaattgtctATGGTATTAGTGGTTTGGATCTAAACAGCGGAGCGTTTTAAGGTTACTGGAATTTCGTTTAtccatttacattatttatgattGAGGTGAAAAATATGACAATTATTTCGTGTTATGTTACTAAGGACCAattgatttaatgtaatattaagatattttgcaACGACAAAGACAGAGTCGCTCGCGTCCGTAGGAATCACCAACTGTCGTTGATCACCCTACACGTATCCCCTGGTTGGTGCAACCGACAACAACCACGCCGGGTCACAGGCGGCGGTCGATTAACCTGTTAAGGCCACCGCAAACCAAGGGATGTTAAATAGTTGCAATACTGACTTGGGAAATTAGTATGTGTTTTTTCtcccaaataataataataataataaatattggacaacatcacatacattactctgatcccaatgtaagtagctaaagcacttgtgttatggaaatcagaagtaacgacggtaccacaaaaacacccagacccaagacaacatagaaaactaatgaactttttctacatcgactcggccgggaatcgaacccgggacctcggagtggtgtacccatgaaaaccggtgtacacactactcgaccacggaggtcgtcaataataAAGATAGATAGACGTAAAGATTGTACGCGGTGCTCTCCGGTACCCAGACCGGGGAGTGTGAAATTAGCTACCGAAGTCTTGATGGATGGACTTGTTTTCTCACTTCTTCTCAAGTCTAGGAAATCGCTTCATAGCAGGAGGCTCCAAACATATTAATTGGGGTTCGAGACTAAATACAACTAAGGGAAAACAACTAAAGTTGAGCGTCGATATAAATcacttaaatacaattgtatcatCAGAACCTACTTACTGGCCGGCCGATCGCGCTCGAATCCCGGACATACTTGACTTCTTCCTAACAAAAGGACTCTCCAAACAGTATAAGAAGATCGAGTCGTGTGCTGATGGGTCATCTGATCACACCCCAGTTTTACTAAATATCAGCTCAACTATAATTGAAGACGAGATAACTACACTATTATATAACCAGCATACTGATTGGCCCTCTTTCAGGAAACACATTGAAGAAAACCGTGATCTAAACATCAGACTGAATGAAGCATGACAATGACGTTACACGTGTAAGATGGATCGGATCTCGTAAGGTTTATTATCGCAGTACAGCCGTGCACTCACTTGGCGGTGCGGTTGAACCCGTTCATGGTCATGAACTCGTGCTGCAGCATGTCCGCGTACTTGTTGACGCCGAGTCGGTACGTCACCTGGCCGCTCTCGAAGAGCTGGTTGTGCTTCTTAATCTTAAGCTTGTTCTCAGCGTAGATCTTCATACGGAACAGTTCTTCGATCTCGTTTTCGTACGATTTCTGGTGTATGAGCTAATGCAAACGATGGGTTTATTGCCACTTTCATATTGCaaaaattaaatcgttatatataaatatgtgtaacGGAGCGCAATTGAAGATCTTATAAAATCATCAATAAATGACTACCGTCTTGATGATTTGGTTAAATCTTTGTATGTGATGCAGAGTGATGGTGACGTTAGACAACTGAGTTATGTGTGGCCTACCGACGGTGGTGACGACACTTGGACAGTATCGCCGCGCATTGCGCTACAATGGAATCATTGGCGCTATATTACATTGAGTAGCGTATTTAGGATATTGCATAAATTGAAACCTTCAtggtatgattttgacgtatgacgtactttcCTTCTCGTGTGGCCGGGCTTAaaagttagccagtgtaatgaACTATTATCCTTCTCATATCAGACATATAATATCACGCATcccttggctgtgttcttcaagtgtgaagaccaagggagcgctcccaagaagaaagtGTTTTCAAAAGTAAAAGCCCGGATTTCGAGCTACCAACTTCCTTTTGTCCTCATCTTAATACAGTCCACTTATCTCTCGCacgtatatattgtattaataccAATTTATGGCGACCACAGCGAACATTGAAAGTAAATACTAAACTTATAACTTATATCTGGGCACGTGATTTTGTTTACCTTGAAGGCTTTCCATTCATCGAGGATGAAGTCGACGAAGCTGTCGGCACCGACCACCGCCACCACCACCAACAGCACAGCCAGGCTCCTCATTGTGTTATCTATATTAAAGTTGCAAAAATTGCCATTATTACAAAAATGCGAGTCTCGAAAAAATgcgaaatatatttgtacaaaagtAACCGTTTTTAttctgtacatatatttaaacgaaacaGGATGTTAACACCTACTTGAACACAAAGAAACACTCGGTacttgttttatggaaaaatGGAATTTAGTTTGTAATCTGAAAACTTAGTTACAGCAGTCCGCCCCGAGCCCGACTTCGTTGgggttaaataaagattttatctcGCCAAGCTTTATTTAATCAATctcaaaatatgtaaaaatccattcaaatatgtacaaaaatcaatattaatcatTTGGAGCGACATTCAAATAGAAAtactaaataacaataaatattaataaaaattaaaatattaatatttttgtgcacTTGTTTTGTGCGACTACGAATACCTGGAACTTTTTGATAATATAGTTCAAACATTATCAACTGGTTTTATTACAGTATTgagtattatgattttatttgctAAACAGGCTGAATACTATAAGCATTACGAATTAGTATGGCCTGGCTAGATTCATTTTTGCGAACATATATTACGCACTCAGGTGAACCTATAATTAAACGCTTTCACTGGCGTTGCCGCATGAATTGAGTTATTTAATGTGGTCAAATGCTCTGCAATATGTACCGGTGATTGCGTACCACCTAAACCTAGATgatgagtttaattttttatcactaTTATTCTCATATAAGTTTGAACGGCTGCTAATAAGATATCACGGTGTCGCGGCGCACGTAGTCGGGCAATAGCAGTACGTGGTCCGTTACTGTTATTTTGATTTCTGCAACTTGAGTAAGTTGTATAATGTCATCTTTTGGAAGAGTAATGTTAACCGTTTTTGCCTGTCCCAAAGTATTTACAAGATTTTCACCTTCGTTTTCGGGGATTCCATTGATTTTCAAGTTGTTTTCGCGCACATATTGCTCAGCAAGATTTAACTTTGTGGAGGATCTTTGTATTCAAAGGTAAGTTGTTCATTTCGAGagttaaatgttttgtatagtAGCTGCACTAGTATCCAAATTTTCCTTTAAGCTATCGAAATTTTAGACAAGATTTTTGTTCAGAGTGTACGAAAACTTCACAGTATATGTAGTGGGGTGAGACAAGTCAGCACTATCTTATAACTCAAATcccaatagttttttttaaactgaatttAGAAAACGGACAATAATGAATAACAATAACTTTAGCGCAGTCAGCGCGAatgacttatatataataacttctaaataatttcaattttttttcgaaGAAGAAGGGGAAATGCTTTTTGCGATGTACgttaacaaatatacatatatatttaagtttttccaGTGACAATAACTGAGAAAAAAGGAATCAAGATAACTCAAATAAAGCTATATCACGTATCCACGGCCTAATTCTCATAGCGTTTatacttatttgaatttttatgagACAGTCTGTTGCTTTGTCTTAcc is part of the Vanessa atalanta chromosome 10, ilVanAtal1.2, whole genome shotgun sequence genome and encodes:
- the LOC125066981 gene encoding cathepsin L-like isoform X3 gives rise to the protein MRSLAVLLVVVAVVGADSFVDFILDEWKAFKLIHQKSYENEIEELFRMKIYAENKLKIKKHNQLFESGQVTYRLGVNKYADMLQHEFMTMNGFNRTGIRVGVNKTPSLRGATYLPPANVAIPELVDWRSLGAVTEVKDQGSCGSCWAFSTTGSLEGQQFRKSNILVSLSEQNLIDCSFAYGNLGCNGGLMPYAYTYIHENGGIDTEESYPYEECVKTCRFDPVNVGAEVVGFMDLPEGDEEILKQAVANVGPVSVAIDASRVSFQLYSSGVYHDEQCSSSNLSHGVLVVGYGTDEEGGDYWLVKNSWGSSWGENGYIKMARNRGNNCGIASFGSYPLV